In one window of Branchiostoma floridae strain S238N-H82 chromosome 14, Bfl_VNyyK, whole genome shotgun sequence DNA:
- the LOC118429986 gene encoding coiled-coil domain-containing protein 150-like, with protein MSRQRQVIPASRGPPGSPTKDTLHVLESRLQSTEGDTHSLLSQLAEMGFDPRVIMSQRQAGSQALDPGVQGPISPFQHRAAQVAPEVLQKKYEELVARVCRTESTIQSLKLNLVTLQAEKDLRGKDTQGANEQMAAAVEAYDREVKKLKGRQERLQRDVEEAENRRETAVLDVQQLQNALEVSNTEKSELTARYEELKGTKQKLSRRLNEIKEELSRESSLRASLEESHATLLTRIHSMEGVVETERHEVDTLSSDCNVLRKETMQARDDLKKEQMIREQMEELVRTLRAETEIREREMKKFVGEHQVNQRIVADLKRQNVELRGEAENARRILQEQKEAYHQLEKENQEAHEALKTASGEIAKLMSDHQQALKLEQEKVTVQLKEQDRALQTHKDHVSGQVEQHRQEKATVQRENEELKSKISSLERDRQQKEDKNVEQVKKLVRNFIYIVL; from the exons ATGTCACGCCAACGACAAGTCATCCCCGCCTCACGGGGGCCCCCAGGGTCACCAACCAAGGACACTCTGCACGTCTTAGAAAGTCGTCTCCAGTCCACGGAGGGCGACACCCACAGTCTTCTGTCACAGCTAGCTGAGATGGGGTTTGATCCACGTGTGATCATGTCACAACGACAGGCCGGATCACAGGCCCTGGATCCTGGCGTACAGGGTCCCATCAGTCCGTTCCAGCACAGGGCAGCTCAGGTGGCCCCCGAGGTGCTGCAGAAAAAGTATGAGGAACTAGTGGCGAGGGTGTGCAGGACTGAGAGCACTATACAGTCACTGAAGCTGAACCTGGTTACACTGCAGGCTGAGAAAGACTTGAGGGGGAAAGATACTCAG GGAGCCAATGAACAGATGGCGGCTGCTGTGGAGGCTTACGACCGCGAGGTGAAGAAGTTGAAAGGTCGTCAGGAGCGGTTACAGAGAGACGTGGAGGAGGCTGAGAACAGGAGGGAGACGGCAGTCCTGGATGTACAACAGTTACAAAATGCACTGGAGGTCTCCAACACTGAGAAG AGTGAGCTGACAGCTAGGTATGAAGAGTTAAAGGGCACGAAACAAAAGTTGTCAAGAAGGCTAAATGAG ATAAAAGAAGAGCTGTCCCGTGAAAGCAGTCTCCGGGCCAGTCTTGAGGAATCCCATGCTACACTTCTGACCAGAATACACAGTATGGAAGGGGTGGTGGAAACTGAGAGGCATGAG GTCGACACGCTGTCTTCAGACTGTAATGTACTGAGGAAGGAGACTATGCAGGCAAGGGATGACTTAAAGAAGGAACAGATGATACGAGAACAGATGGAAGAGTTGGTCAGGACACTCAGGGCAGAAACTG AAATAAGGGAAAGAGAGATGAAAAAATTTGTAGGAGAACATCAG GTAAACCAGAGGATAGTTGCTGACCTGAAGAGACAGAACGTGGAGCTGAGAGGAGAGGCAGAAAATGCTCGAAGGATCCTCCAGGAGCAGAAG GAGGCCTATCATCAGCTGGAGAAGGAGAACCAGGAGGCCCATGAAGCCCTGAAGACTGCCTCAGGAGAGATCGCTAAACTCATGTCTGATCACCAACAGGCACTCAAG cTGGAGCAGGAGAAAGTGACTGTTCAGCTAAAGGAGCAGGACAGGGCACTGCAGACCCACAAGGACCATGTGTCAGGACAGGTGGAGCAACACAGACAGGAGAAGGCCACAGTACAGAGGGAAAA TGAGGAACTGAAGTCAAAGATCTCTAGTCTGGAGAGGGACCGGCAGCAAAAGGAAGACAAAAATGTGGAACAAGTGAAGAAACTGGTAAGAAACTTCATTTATATTGTATTATGA
- the LOC118430420 gene encoding uncharacterized protein LOC118430420: protein MPSIYGHKKTMTSIHTTYPPARNAETIVKVRAMNDQEERKRKVLLQQFEKENTVFMKNTAQEKKLFQGRLRNLQSTQCKMRSLSPTKHEVGMVSSETWKKNNNRRPVTEFGPRRNVGCIKEDTKNDTSKEREAASAIHVRSCSLPETTPSGTTENRCQSKQKDRKETHSRALTASDCFRKKMLELEREDHHLISTPPRVRHQLLVGRPRLQKENFHCNTDGVSQEFQKISKPSEPCETIAPDVGATSTSTGSSNVCLPSIAHQTATTRQKDHQQSKAAQEDKETSGASDLTAAKVGEWLNKLSSMADKPQEKIDHVKTNNHCDLNVSKDDAREWERVVDSRRTKRRFYIHPATCDVMKPRNIVSRVEEMSGRAGILAWLGLETQDSGAILQKPDTLTITSADV from the coding sequence ATGCCCAGCATATATGGTCACAAAAAGACAATGACGTCCATACATACGACATACCCTCCGGCCAGAAACGCCGAGACGATCGTGAAAGTTCGTGCGATGAACGATcaagaagagagaaagagaaaagtGCTCCTTCAACAGTTTGAAAAGGAAAACACAGTGTTCATGAAGAACACGGCACAAGAGAAGAAACTTTTCCAGGGAAGACTTCGGAACCTCCAAAGCACCCAGTGCAAGATGCGGTCGCTGTCTCCAACGAAGCATGAGGTTGGGATGGTCTCGAGCGAGACCTGGAAGAAGAACAACAATAGAAGGCCAGTTACAGAGTTTGGTCCGAGAAGAAATGTGGGATGCATCAAGGAGGATACTAAGAATGATACCTCCAAAGAACGTGAAGCCGCGTCTGCGATTCACGTCCGCTCATGCTCACTACCCGAGACGACACCTAGCGGGACAACCGAAAACCGGTGTCAGAGCAAGCAAAAAGACAGGAAGGAAACACACAGCAGAGCGCTCACAGCCAGCGACTGCTTCCGTAAGAAGATGCTTGAATTGGAAAGAGAAGACCATCATCTCATCAGCACGCCGCCAAGAGTGCGTCATCAGCTTCTGGTGGGGAGGCCGCGTCTGCAAAAGGAAAACTTCCATTGCAACACGGATGGCGTTTCGCAGGAATTCCAGAAAATCAGCAAGCCATCTGAACCATGTGAGACCATCGCCCCCGATGTTGGCGCAACGTCGACGTCGACTGGATCGTCTAACGTCTGCCTACCCTCCATCGCGCACCAAACAGCAACAACACGGCAGAAAGACCATCAGCAGTCAAAAGCGGCACAGGAAGACAAGGAGACGTCGGGGGCTTCTGATCTTACAGCCGCTAAGGTGGGAGAGTGGTTGAACAAACTTTCATCTATGGCTGACAAGCCCCAAGAAAAAATCGACCATGTCAAGACCAACAATCACTGCGACTTAAATGTCTCTAAAGACGATGCCAGGGAGTGGGAGAGGGTTGTAGACAGTAGGAGAACCAAGCGCCGTTTTTACATCCACCCCGCTACGTGCGATGTGATGAAACCGCGGAACATTGTCAGCAGGGTCGAGGAGATGTCCGGTAGGGCCGGCATACTGGCCTGGCTGGGTCTGGAAACACAGGACTCTGGGGCGAtcttgcagaaacctgacaCCTTGACAATAACCTCGGCAGATGTGTGA
- the LOC118430125 gene encoding uncharacterized protein LOC118430125 produces the protein MVTPGEPRATRSSKEGRTGPVRGAAAAGYITPNDPNEAKHCDWQPVFRILPGVGGEKARDVWTAGFSKDFGSDPLLFPAAHFKSPLVEEWETLGVQLVKVSLYSYRQGTEVRELIFDGKGSDKMNWFSKERLISSPWTDLKTETTNIFSIPGEVRNPKAPRSFYINRNYRGCPKDEGWLVVGEGGTVCNWEKRDPRRPHILFSRKSTHVNWTTGGDDVGKADVMVISIKTG, from the exons ATGGTTACCCCGGGGGAGCCCAGGGCAACCAGGTCGTCTAAGGAGGGACGCACCGGCCCAG tacgcggcgcggcagcagctggttatattacaccgaacgacccgaaCGAAG CCAAACATTGCGACTGGCAGCCTGTCTTCCGAATCCTACCCGGAGTTGGAGGTGAGAAAGCGAGAGACGTTTGGACAGCTGGCTTCTCCAAAGACTTCGGGTCCGACCCCCTGCTCTTCCCTGCTGCCCACTTCAAAAGTCCCCTGGTCGAAGAGTGGGAAACCCTTGGCGTTCAGCTG GTGAAGGTGTCTCTGTACTCGTACAGACAGGGAACCGAAGTGCGCGAGTTGATCTTTGACGGTAAAGGCAGCGACAAGATGAACTGGTTCTCCAAGGAGAGACTCATCTCGTCCCCATGGACCGACCTGAAAACGGAAACAACCAACATCTTCTCGATCCCAGGAGAGGTGAGGAATCCCAAAGCCCCAAG GAGTTTCTATATCAACCGAAACTATCGCGGCTGTCCCAAAGACGAGGGTTGGCTGGTGGTGGGGGAAGGCGGTACCGTGTGTAACTGGGAGAAACGTGATCCGCGCCGGCCACACATCCTGTTCTCACGGAAGTCAACTCACGTCAACTGGACTACAG GCGGTGATGACGTGGGGAAAGCTGACGTCATGGTGATCTCCATCAAGACAGGCTAG